TGAATGACGTCCATTTTTCCTGTGTCTTGTCTTGTTTATAATACAGGTAGAGAATGGAAGGTGACAATATGAAATGGAAAGAAATACCGAAACCAATTAAAGTACGTCTCATCACATCGTTTTTCAACCGGGCTGTCTCGTTCTCCATCATGCCGTTCATGGCCCTCCTGTTCGTCCAGGCATTCAACGAAGTCATCGCTGGTGCATTTTTGATCGCGATGGTCTTCGTCAGCTTCATCACCAATCTACTCGGCGGATATCTCGCCGACCGTTTTTCTCGCAAACGTCTACTCGTCACGACTTCTGCGCTCACAGCGCTGACGTTCATCACGATGACGATTTCATTATCACTCGACTGGATGCTACTATTCATGGTTATCTACGCCGTCTTCTCAGTGACGAGTAACCTTGGTCGTCCGGCGATGGGCGCAATCATCATCGATGCGACGACGAAGGAAAATCGACAAGCGGTTTATGCGCTCGACTACTGGTTGATCAACCTCTCGATCGCGATTGGAACAGCGCTCGGAGGCTGGCTCTACGTCAGTAACCAGTTGCTGTTGTTCGGAATCTTGAGCTTCACGTCGTCCGTTTTACCGATTGCGTACTACCTGTTTCTTGACGACACACCACGGACGTGGCAGCGTCAAAAGTTACGTGGAGTCCTCACGGATATCTTCACGAGCTATCAACTTGCTTGGCGAGACCGTCCGTTCGTTAAGGTCGTCTTCGGTTCGATGTGTATCTTGGCGGCTGAGTTTTCGATGGGCAGTTACGTCGCCGTCCGCCTCGCCGATTCGTTCGAACCGCTGTCGTTTGCTGGTTGGTCGATCAATGGGGTCCGGATGATGAGTATCATCAACATCGAAAATACGTTGCTCGTCGTCACGTTGACGTTCATCGTTCAGCGACTAGCGAAGCGTTTGTCTCCGCGCCGGACGCTCGCTGCTGGTCTGATGCTTTACACGATTGGCTACGTCGTCGTGACGAGTGATAACAGTATGACAGCGCTGATGGTCTTCATCTTCATCGCGACGATCGGCGAGTTGCTCTACTCCCCGGTCTTGAACACACAAAAAGCGAACATGATGCCAGCCGATCAACGCGGGGCATACTCAGCGTTCGCCGGAACGTCGTTTGCTGGAGCGGACTTGATTTCTCGGTCGACGATTCTAGTCGGAACTTTCTTGATCCCGTCGATGATGAGTGTTTACCTCGGATTGATTCTTTTGACTGGCTTTGGTTTAGTTTATACAAGTCTGTTCGTGAAGGAATCGGTCGAACGACAGCGAAATGTATCATAATAAGGGGGAGTACAGATGAACTTACCAGATACGATTGAAACACCGCGGCACTTGTTACGCCGTTGGCAAGACGAAGATGCAGCAGCATTGTATGCTTACGCAAAGGATCCGAATGTCGGACCGAAAGCAGGCTGGGCACCGCACGCGTCGCTTGAGGAAAGCCAGGAAGTGATTGGCATCTTTCAAGCGTCACCTGGCGAATATGCCGTGACTGATAAAGAAACGGGGGAAGTGATCGGGAGCTTCGGGTTTCACTTCAATCGTCGACCGGATGCGTCGATCACCCATGACCGTCAAGTCGAGATTGGGTATGTCCTCGCGCCTAACTACTGGGGAGAAGGGCGGATGCCGGAAATCGTCGAATCAATGCTCGCTTTCATCTTCCGGGAACTGCCGATTGATGTCGTCTGGTGCGGACACTTTGATTTCAACGACCAATCACGCCGTGTCGTTGAAAAACTAGGCTTTACACACGTCCTTGATCGACCATTTGTCTTAGAGCGAATCGACGGTCGGACCTTGACGAGTCATGTCTACAACTGGACGCGTAAGCGGTATGAGGCAGAGTACGGGATAAAGAATACGTAATACACAAAACGACCTCATCGCTGAGGTCGTTTTTTACTATCAGAACGAAAGCAGATTTTTCAGTGACTCGACGATTTTGACTGATTTTGTTTAGATTCTCGAATAAAAGCAACTGTGATTGTAATAGCAGCAACAGCATATCCGACGAGTCCAGAAGTCAATTCCGACCAATCAAATACAGAACGGAGAATGATTTGAGGAGCAAAATAGACGAGTAATGCAATCGGCAAAATCCATGTCTTTGTCTTC
This region of Exiguobacterium acetylicum DSM 20416 genomic DNA includes:
- a CDS encoding GNAT family N-acetyltransferase, which codes for MNLPDTIETPRHLLRRWQDEDAAALYAYAKDPNVGPKAGWAPHASLEESQEVIGIFQASPGEYAVTDKETGEVIGSFGFHFNRRPDASITHDRQVEIGYVLAPNYWGEGRMPEIVESMLAFIFRELPIDVVWCGHFDFNDQSRRVVEKLGFTHVLDRPFVLERIDGRTLTSHVYNWTRKRYEAEYGIKNT
- a CDS encoding MDR family MFS transporter, whose protein sequence is MKWKEIPKPIKVRLITSFFNRAVSFSIMPFMALLFVQAFNEVIAGAFLIAMVFVSFITNLLGGYLADRFSRKRLLVTTSALTALTFITMTISLSLDWMLLFMVIYAVFSVTSNLGRPAMGAIIIDATTKENRQAVYALDYWLINLSIAIGTALGGWLYVSNQLLLFGILSFTSSVLPIAYYLFLDDTPRTWQRQKLRGVLTDIFTSYQLAWRDRPFVKVVFGSMCILAAEFSMGSYVAVRLADSFEPLSFAGWSINGVRMMSIINIENTLLVVTLTFIVQRLAKRLSPRRTLAAGLMLYTIGYVVVTSDNSMTALMVFIFIATIGELLYSPVLNTQKANMMPADQRGAYSAFAGTSFAGADLISRSTILVGTFLIPSMMSVYLGLILLTGFGLVYTSLFVKESVERQRNVS